In the genome of Aureimonas sp. OT7, one region contains:
- the fba gene encoding class II fructose-bisphosphate aldolase (catalyzes the reversible aldol condensation of dihydroxyacetonephosphate and glyceraldehyde 3-phosphate in the Calvin cycle, glycolysis, and/or gluconeogenesis), whose protein sequence is MAKITLRQLLDDAAEHGYGVPAFNINNMEQGLAILEAAAGADAPVILQVSRGARSYAGDIMLAHMVDALVEMFPAIPICLHQDHGNNEATCLTALQHGFTSVMMDGSLEADARTPASFDYNVAITAKVAEAAHAVGASIEGELGVLGSLESGEGAAEDGHGFEGQLATDQLLTDPAQAQEFVARTDVDALAIAMGTSHGAYKFSRRPDGDILAMHVIEEIHSRLPGVHLVMHGSSSVPEPLQEMFNRFGGQMRPTWGVPVDEIVRGIRHGVRKVNIDTDCRLAMTAEFRRIASQKPEEFDPRKFLQPAMDQLRQLCRERFEAFGTAGNAARIRPRSMAEMARRYAGGELRQANRYRDAA, encoded by the coding sequence ATGGCCAAGATCACCCTGAGGCAGCTTCTGGACGACGCCGCGGAACACGGATACGGCGTCCCCGCCTTCAACATCAACAATATGGAGCAGGGCCTCGCCATTCTCGAGGCCGCCGCCGGGGCGGATGCTCCGGTGATCCTTCAGGTGTCGCGCGGGGCGCGGTCCTATGCGGGAGACATCATGCTGGCGCACATGGTGGATGCGCTGGTGGAGATGTTTCCGGCCATCCCCATCTGCCTGCACCAGGACCACGGCAACAACGAAGCCACCTGCCTGACCGCGCTGCAGCACGGCTTCACCTCCGTCATGATGGACGGCTCGCTGGAAGCCGACGCCAGGACGCCGGCAAGCTTCGATTATAACGTCGCGATCACCGCGAAGGTCGCCGAGGCGGCGCATGCCGTGGGCGCGTCGATCGAAGGCGAACTCGGCGTCCTCGGCTCGCTCGAAAGCGGCGAAGGCGCGGCCGAGGATGGCCACGGCTTCGAGGGGCAGCTGGCGACGGACCAGCTCTTGACCGATCCTGCCCAGGCGCAGGAGTTCGTCGCGCGGACCGATGTCGATGCCCTGGCCATCGCCATGGGCACCTCCCACGGCGCCTACAAGTTCAGCCGCCGGCCCGACGGCGACATCCTCGCCATGCATGTGATCGAGGAAATTCACAGTCGCCTGCCCGGCGTGCACCTCGTCATGCATGGCTCTTCCTCGGTACCGGAGCCCCTGCAGGAGATGTTCAACCGCTTCGGCGGCCAGATGCGCCCGACATGGGGCGTGCCGGTGGACGAGATCGTACGGGGCATCCGCCACGGCGTGCGCAAGGTGAACATCGACACCGACTGCCGGCTGGCGATGACGGCCGAGTTCCGCCGCATCGCCAGCCAGAAGCCGGAGGAATTCGATCCGCGCAAGTTCCTGCAGCCGGCGATGGATCAGTTGCGGCAGCTATGCCGCGAGCGGTTCGAGGCCTTCGGCACTGCCGGCAACGCCGCACGCATACGCCCGAGATCGATGGCCGAGATGGCGCGCCGATATGCCGGCGGAGAGTTGCGACAGGCCAACCGATACAGGGATGCGGCCTGA
- a CDS encoding phosphoribulokinase — MTARHPIIAITGSSGAGTTSVKRIFEQIFRREEVKADFIEGDAFHRYDRSAMKARMAEEEAAGNHQFSHFSPEANILETLQEIFAEYGRKGTGRTRHYVHDDAEAAAYGAPQGTFSDWQDFSGDSDLLFYEGLHGCVRTDTLDLASHVDLKIGVVPVINLEWIQKIHRDKASRGYSTEAVMDVILRRMPDYVRTICPQFTLTNINFQRVPIVDTSNPFIARWIPTPDESMLVIRFANPRGIDFPYLLSMIHDSFMSRPNSIVVPGNKLDLAMQLILTPLILQLIERRRRVL; from the coding sequence ATGACCGCAAGACACCCCATAATTGCCATAACGGGCTCTTCCGGCGCCGGCACCACGTCGGTCAAGCGCATCTTCGAGCAGATTTTCCGACGCGAGGAAGTGAAGGCGGACTTCATCGAAGGCGATGCCTTCCACCGCTACGACCGGTCGGCGATGAAGGCCCGGATGGCCGAGGAGGAGGCAGCCGGCAATCACCAGTTCTCCCATTTCAGTCCGGAAGCGAACATCCTGGAAACGCTGCAGGAGATCTTCGCCGAGTATGGGCGAAAGGGAACGGGCCGCACGCGGCACTACGTGCACGACGACGCCGAGGCTGCCGCCTACGGAGCGCCGCAGGGCACGTTCAGCGACTGGCAGGATTTCTCGGGCGACAGCGACCTTCTGTTCTACGAGGGACTGCACGGCTGCGTGCGCACCGACACGCTGGACCTCGCCTCGCATGTCGACCTGAAGATCGGCGTCGTCCCCGTCATCAACCTCGAATGGATCCAGAAGATCCATCGGGACAAGGCCTCGCGCGGCTACTCCACCGAGGCCGTGATGGACGTGATCCTGCGGCGCATGCCGGATTATGTGCGCACCATCTGCCCGCAGTTCACGCTGACCAACATCAATTTCCAGCGGGTGCCGATCGTCGACACGTCCAACCCCTTCATCGCGCGGTGGATACCGACGCCGGACGAATCGATGCTCGTCATCCGCTTCGCCAACCCGCGCGGCATCGACTTTCCGTACCTCCTGTCGATGATCCACGACAGCTTCATGTCCCGGCCCAACTCCATCGTCGTGCCGGGCAACAAGCTGGACCTCGCCATGCAACTCATCCTCACGCCGCTGATCCTGCAGCTCATCGAGCGCCGGCGGCGTGTGCTCTGA
- a CDS encoding class 1 fructose-bisphosphatase: protein MMRSSLEAHLRAFAGEDPLRNDIAEAVRQLAVAAIKLRGVIMEKPAGARAPTPAPTNAAGDLQTWLDIEADRIFTAAAWQANIAVMVSEERPEPLPMHAGGTLALAIDPLDGSSNIETNASIGSIFSLLPTDGEAPFSQPGRNQLAAGTIVYGPRCQMILTLGRGTLTFTYTPSFGGFVEEARSAPIPEKTSEFAINASNYRHWDEEVRLYVDDCLAGAEGPRGREFNMRWTASLVAELSRILARGGVFLYPADARRPYRDGRLRQLYEANPVAFIVEQAGGAATDGIRHILDTAPATLHQRTPFVFGSAHEVQRIARYLTDPSAIGERSPLFGRRSLFRA from the coding sequence ATCATGCGTTCGTCGCTCGAAGCTCATCTGCGTGCCTTCGCGGGGGAAGATCCGCTACGCAACGACATTGCCGAGGCGGTACGCCAACTTGCCGTCGCGGCCATCAAGCTGCGCGGCGTCATCATGGAAAAGCCTGCCGGAGCGCGTGCACCGACACCGGCCCCCACGAATGCCGCGGGCGACCTGCAGACCTGGCTGGATATCGAGGCGGACCGCATATTCACCGCCGCCGCGTGGCAGGCCAACATCGCCGTCATGGTGTCGGAGGAGCGCCCCGAGCCCCTGCCCATGCATGCGGGCGGAACGCTGGCGCTGGCGATAGACCCGCTTGACGGTTCGTCGAACATCGAGACCAACGCGTCCATCGGCTCGATTTTCTCGCTGCTGCCGACCGACGGCGAAGCGCCGTTTTCCCAGCCGGGCCGCAACCAGCTTGCTGCCGGAACCATCGTCTACGGGCCGCGCTGCCAGATGATCCTGACGCTCGGGCGGGGCACGCTCACTTTCACCTACACACCGTCGTTCGGCGGCTTCGTGGAGGAGGCCCGCTCCGCTCCGATCCCGGAGAAGACGTCCGAGTTCGCCATCAACGCATCCAACTACCGACACTGGGACGAAGAGGTCCGCCTTTACGTCGACGACTGCCTGGCCGGGGCCGAAGGCCCCCGGGGCCGGGAGTTCAACATGCGGTGGACGGCTTCGCTGGTGGCCGAGCTATCGCGCATCCTGGCGCGTGGCGGCGTCTTCCTGTATCCGGCCGACGCCCGCCGTCCCTACCGCGACGGCCGCCTGCGCCAGCTTTACGAGGCAAACCCCGTTGCCTTCATCGTCGAGCAGGCCGGTGGCGCGGCAACGGACGGCATCCGTCACATTCTGGATACGGCCCCGGCGACCCTGCACCAACGCACGCCCTTCGTCTTCGGCTCGGCACACGAAGTCCAGCGCATCGCCCGATATCTCACCGATCCGTCGGCCATCGGTGAGCGCTCGCCGCTCTTCGGCCGCCGCAGCCTGTTCCGCGCGTAA
- a CDS encoding LysR family transcriptional regulator, whose amino-acid sequence MQAITLRQLRSVQAVNRLGTIAAAARVLGLTAPAITLQIKQMEEEFGLPLFDRTSDGMRIKEAGACVLAAANAIEHALRDMRDEIDALKGLQRGRVRLGVVSTAKYFAPSILAAFGAEHPGIDIELEVGNKSRIAEDLRTMALDIALMGTPPRDLPVQARVFGDHPLVVVAAPGHPLAARHSLTLQDLAGHRMLVRERGSGTRRSLELFVRDMPELLDDRLLELDSNETIKQSVMAGLGIAFLSAHTVALEVELGRLVILNVAGTPIRRQWFAVTRADRVPTPAESAFWDFLMRRAARFLPVLPNLYDEANV is encoded by the coding sequence ATGCAGGCCATAACCTTGCGACAGCTTCGCTCCGTCCAGGCGGTCAACCGCCTCGGAACGATCGCGGCGGCAGCGCGTGTCCTGGGGCTGACGGCCCCGGCCATCACGCTCCAGATCAAGCAGATGGAAGAAGAGTTCGGCCTGCCGCTCTTCGACCGCACAAGCGATGGAATGCGCATCAAGGAGGCCGGGGCCTGTGTGCTGGCCGCCGCCAACGCCATCGAGCATGCGCTGCGCGACATGCGGGACGAGATCGATGCGTTGAAGGGGCTGCAGCGGGGGCGGGTCCGGCTTGGGGTCGTGTCCACCGCAAAATATTTCGCGCCGTCCATTCTGGCCGCCTTCGGGGCGGAGCACCCGGGCATCGACATCGAACTGGAGGTCGGTAACAAAAGCCGTATCGCAGAGGATCTGCGGACCATGGCGCTGGACATCGCGTTGATGGGCACGCCGCCGCGCGACCTGCCGGTACAGGCGCGCGTGTTCGGCGATCATCCGCTGGTGGTGGTGGCGGCGCCGGGGCACCCGCTGGCCGCGCGCCATAGCCTGACGTTGCAGGATCTGGCCGGCCACCGCATGCTGGTGCGCGAGCGCGGATCGGGTACGCGCCGCTCGCTGGAGCTGTTCGTGCGCGACATGCCGGAGCTTCTCGATGACCGGTTGCTTGAGCTGGATTCCAACGAAACCATCAAGCAATCCGTCATGGCGGGCCTGGGTATCGCGTTCCTGTCGGCCCATACGGTTGCCCTGGAGGTGGAGCTCGGCCGACTGGTCATCCTGAATGTTGCCGGCACCCCGATCCGGCGCCAATGGTTTGCCGTGACGCGGGCCGACAGGGTGCCGACGCCGGCCGAGTCCGCCTTCTGGGATTTCCTGATGCGCCGGGCCGCGCGGTTCCTGCCCGTGCTGCCCAATCTCTACGATGAGGCGAATGTATGA
- a CDS encoding Ppx/GppA phosphatase family protein, with product MTETAQPGDKAGRLSKRQRRRRRKPATVAAKGVANGDLPPALGEKLAKAESAVARQSPDLRKKSRRRRRRRGAAATEAPDASVKVQRPPLRTLDKGRPPLYAALDLGTNNCRLLIAVPGRPGQFRVIDAFSRIVRLGEGLGRTGSLASGAMDRALAALEICSQKLAARDIRSLRLIATEACRSAANGPEFLERVKRETTLDLEIVSRETEARLAVSGCGSLVDRSARGAVLFDIGGGSSEIALLDLGQGPSRRLSNHIVAWTSLPVGVVTLAERYGGRTVTPELFQQMVDEVSGHIERFKGRNRLAPYVGKAGFHLLGTSGTVTTLAGVHLGLERYDRRQVDGLWLRDAEVSELVARIAGWSFEERMANPCIGSERADLVLAGCAILEAIRKVWPAPALRVADRGLREGLLIEMMVADGVWRRDTQGNRTRQGA from the coding sequence ATGACGGAGACGGCCCAGCCCGGCGATAAGGCCGGCCGGCTGTCCAAGCGCCAGCGCCGACGGCGTCGCAAGCCAGCGACGGTGGCGGCGAAAGGCGTTGCCAATGGCGACCTTCCGCCCGCGCTCGGTGAAAAGCTCGCCAAGGCGGAAAGCGCGGTGGCGCGCCAGAGCCCGGACCTGCGCAAGAAGAGCCGGCGCCGGCGCAGGCGGCGCGGGGCTGCCGCCACGGAGGCGCCGGACGCGTCCGTCAAGGTGCAGCGTCCGCCGCTGCGCACCCTGGACAAGGGGCGTCCGCCGCTGTACGCCGCACTGGATCTCGGCACCAATAATTGCCGGTTGCTGATCGCCGTTCCGGGGCGTCCCGGCCAGTTTCGCGTCATCGACGCATTCAGCCGCATCGTCCGCCTGGGAGAAGGTCTCGGCCGCACGGGCAGCCTTGCCTCCGGCGCGATGGACCGGGCACTGGCGGCGCTGGAGATCTGCAGCCAGAAACTGGCGGCGCGCGACATCCGCTCGCTGCGGCTGATCGCTACCGAGGCTTGCCGCTCGGCCGCCAACGGGCCGGAATTCCTGGAGCGCGTCAAACGAGAGACGACGCTGGACCTGGAGATCGTCAGCCGCGAGACGGAGGCGCGCCTGGCGGTGTCGGGCTGCGGGTCGCTGGTGGATCGTTCGGCGCGCGGGGCCGTCCTGTTCGATATCGGTGGTGGCAGTTCGGAGATCGCGCTGCTGGACCTCGGGCAGGGGCCGAGCCGGCGGCTCTCCAACCACATCGTCGCCTGGACGTCCCTGCCGGTGGGTGTCGTCACCCTGGCCGAGCGCTATGGTGGCCGCACGGTGACGCCCGAACTGTTCCAGCAGATGGTGGACGAGGTGTCCGGGCATATCGAGCGGTTCAAGGGGCGGAACCGCCTTGCACCTTATGTGGGCAAGGCCGGCTTTCACCTTTTGGGCACGTCGGGCACGGTCACCACGCTGGCCGGAGTGCATCTGGGGCTCGAGCGTTACGACCGGCGGCAGGTGGATGGCCTGTGGCTGCGCGATGCCGAGGTTTCCGAACTCGTCGCCCGCATCGCCGGCTGGAGCTTCGAGGAGCGCATGGCCAATCCCTGCATCGGCAGCGAGCGCGCCGATCTCGTGCTGGCGGGCTGCGCCATCCTGGAAGCGATACGCAAGGTCTGGCCGGCACCGGCGCTTCGGGTTGCCGACAGGGGCCTTCGGGAAGGATTGTTGATCGAGATGATGGTGGCGGACGGCGTCTGGCGGCGCGACACGCAGGGCAACCGGACGAGGCAGGGCGCGTGA
- a CDS encoding RlmE family RNA methyltransferase, producing MTGGKSGDRGLSVRVKKKRGIKASSRRWLERQLNDPYVRRSKAEGYRSRAAYKLIEIDDRHKLLKPGMRVVDLGCAPGGWCQVAVQRTADTPDKAQVVGIDYLPVDPIPGATIFEMDFLDDAAPARLLDALGEAPDIVLSDMAAPTTGHRRTDHLRTMHLVEVAADFAIRTLRPGGHFLTKTFQGGTEAELLTMLKKNFTSVHHVKPPASRDGSVELFLLAKGFRGQGRRDDPEPAADDSSAPLPAA from the coding sequence GTGACGGGCGGCAAGAGTGGAGATCGCGGGCTTTCGGTGCGCGTCAAGAAGAAGCGCGGCATCAAGGCGTCGTCGCGCCGGTGGCTGGAGCGCCAGCTGAACGACCCCTATGTCCGCCGCTCCAAGGCCGAGGGCTATCGTTCTCGCGCGGCCTACAAGCTGATCGAGATCGACGATCGCCACAAGCTTCTGAAGCCCGGGATGCGGGTGGTGGATCTTGGCTGCGCACCGGGCGGCTGGTGCCAAGTGGCGGTGCAGCGCACCGCCGACACGCCGGACAAGGCGCAGGTCGTCGGTATCGACTACCTGCCGGTGGACCCGATCCCGGGCGCGACCATCTTCGAGATGGACTTCCTGGACGACGCCGCACCCGCCCGTCTCCTGGACGCACTGGGCGAAGCGCCGGACATCGTCCTGTCGGACATGGCCGCGCCGACCACGGGCCACCGCCGGACCGATCATCTGCGCACCATGCACCTTGTCGAGGTGGCGGCGGATTTCGCCATCCGGACGCTGCGGCCGGGCGGCCATTTCCTGACCAAGACCTTCCAGGGCGGCACCGAGGCCGAGCTTCTGACCATGCTGAAGAAGAACTTCACCAGCGTGCACCACGTGAAGCCGCCCGCCTCGCGCGATGGATCGGTGGAGCTGTTCCTTCTGGCCAAGGGCTTTCGCGGACAGGGCCGCCGCGACGACCCGGAACCGGCAGCCGACGATAGCTCAGCGCCGCTACCGGCGGCCTGA
- a CDS encoding MFS transporter, with protein MKRIVPVVLAVALFMENMDSTVIATSLATIAEDIGTNPIALKLALTSYYVSLATFIPISGRIADRFGARFVFQCAIAVFMLGSLACAISSSLEAFVAARFLQGVGGAMMTPVGRLLLVRAADKSDLVTAMAWFSIPAMVGPLIGPPIGGAISTYADWRWIFLINLPIGLIGIVMSQKVLPYVEPVATIRFDWPGFAISALACSGLVFGMSIISLPALPPFFGFTLAAGGVAFALLYIRHARRSPDPLLHLSLLKIDTLRASITGGGLFRIGTGALPFLLPLMLQLGFGYTPFESGLVSAATVGGAMAMKLMARPLLRRFGFRTALMSTAVLGGASVAVIGFYRPDMPLVLLLVLLLVGGFFRSLFFTSTNALAFADVPPARAGDATAMLAAFQQVAIATGVALAGGILEAGVVMRGGVLPVPADFTVAFIAAGCVTIAAFFCFRSLPASAGSEISGRR; from the coding sequence GTGAAGCGCATCGTTCCCGTCGTCCTCGCCGTCGCCCTGTTCATGGAGAACATGGACTCGACCGTCATCGCGACATCGCTGGCAACCATTGCCGAGGATATCGGCACCAACCCGATCGCGCTGAAGCTTGCGCTGACGAGCTACTATGTGTCGCTGGCCACCTTCATCCCGATTTCGGGCCGCATCGCCGATCGGTTCGGCGCGCGATTCGTCTTCCAATGCGCCATCGCCGTCTTCATGCTGGGCTCCCTGGCCTGCGCCATATCGAGCTCTCTGGAGGCCTTCGTGGCGGCGCGCTTCCTGCAGGGCGTAGGCGGCGCGATGATGACGCCGGTCGGCCGTCTGCTGCTTGTGCGGGCGGCCGATAAGTCCGACCTCGTCACCGCAATGGCATGGTTTTCCATTCCGGCGATGGTGGGACCGCTGATCGGCCCGCCGATCGGCGGCGCCATCTCCACCTACGCCGACTGGCGCTGGATCTTCCTCATCAACCTGCCCATCGGACTGATCGGCATCGTGATGTCGCAGAAGGTGCTGCCCTATGTGGAGCCCGTCGCCACCATCCGCTTCGACTGGCCGGGCTTTGCGATCTCGGCGCTTGCCTGCTCGGGCCTCGTCTTCGGCATGTCGATCATCTCGCTGCCGGCCCTGCCCCCCTTCTTCGGCTTCACGCTGGCGGCCGGCGGCGTTGCGTTCGCGCTGCTCTACATCCGCCACGCGCGGCGCAGCCCGGATCCGCTCCTGCACCTGTCTCTCCTGAAGATCGATACGCTGCGCGCCTCCATCACCGGGGGCGGCCTGTTCCGCATAGGCACGGGCGCCCTGCCTTTCCTGCTGCCGCTGATGCTGCAACTCGGCTTCGGCTACACGCCCTTCGAATCCGGCCTCGTCAGCGCCGCCACGGTGGGCGGGGCGATGGCCATGAAGCTTATGGCACGCCCGCTGCTGCGGCGCTTCGGCTTCCGTACGGCCCTGATGTCGACCGCCGTCCTGGGTGGCGCATCGGTGGCCGTCATCGGCTTCTATCGGCCGGACATGCCGCTGGTCCTGTTGCTCGTCCTGCTGCTGGTCGGCGGCTTCTTCCGCTCGCTGTTCTTCACCAGTACGAACGCCCTGGCCTTCGCCGACGTGCCGCCGGCGCGCGCCGGCGATGCCACCGCCATGCTGGCCGCCTTCCAGCAGGTCGCCATAGCCACCGGCGTTGCCCTTGCCGGGGGCATACTGGAAGCGGGCGTCGTCATGCGCGGCGGTGTGCTGCCCGTTCCAGCCGATTTTACCGTCGCCTTCATCGCGGCCGGATGCGTCACCATCGCCGCGTTCTTCTGCTTCCGCTCGCTGCCGGCCTCTGCCGGATCGGAAATATCAGGCCGCCGGTAG
- a CDS encoding MBL fold metallo-hydrolase, with protein sequence MNRHKMGLDRRGALKLALGTAAAGAMVTAARAQQPAAEPAAPAAAPAPQSGGEAALAPGWQRFKLGDARITVVLDGVRPGDGPHPTFGEDQTAEAVAELMEANLLPAGRFVTFFNPVVIETGGETVLIDTGFGSGGRDGGLGQLRQRMEAAGIPADRVTMVVMTHLHGDHIGGLMEGDAPAFPRAHLIVGRQEYEFWTSDAAKSGGTAGNAEAVAAKVSPLESSMTLAEDGDEVAPGLFARAAYGHTPGHFVYELTSGGKRLFLMGDTFSQSVVTLQKPEWHVRFDMDKAAAAATRQRFAAMLADEKLPFTGYHLPFPAVGYVQRDGEAFRYVPETYALMIEDAAPARDD encoded by the coding sequence ATGAATCGGCACAAGATGGGTCTCGATCGTCGCGGGGCGTTGAAGCTGGCTCTCGGCACCGCCGCCGCCGGCGCCATGGTGACGGCCGCGCGGGCCCAGCAGCCCGCCGCCGAGCCGGCGGCGCCTGCCGCCGCACCCGCGCCGCAGTCGGGCGGGGAGGCCGCATTGGCGCCGGGCTGGCAGCGCTTCAAGCTGGGCGATGCCCGCATTACCGTCGTTCTGGATGGCGTTCGCCCCGGCGACGGGCCTCACCCCACCTTCGGCGAGGACCAGACCGCCGAGGCCGTCGCCGAACTGATGGAGGCGAACCTTCTGCCAGCCGGCCGCTTCGTCACCTTCTTCAACCCGGTCGTCATCGAGACGGGTGGGGAAACGGTCCTCATCGATACGGGGTTCGGCTCCGGCGGGCGCGACGGCGGCCTCGGCCAGTTGCGCCAGCGCATGGAAGCGGCCGGCATTCCGGCCGACAGGGTCACCATGGTGGTGATGACGCACCTGCATGGCGACCACATCGGCGGCCTGATGGAGGGCGATGCACCGGCCTTCCCGAGGGCGCACCTGATCGTCGGCCGGCAGGAATACGAATTCTGGACATCCGACGCGGCAAAGAGCGGCGGCACTGCCGGCAATGCGGAGGCGGTGGCTGCCAAGGTCTCGCCGCTGGAAAGCTCCATGACCCTTGCCGAGGACGGTGACGAAGTGGCCCCCGGCCTCTTCGCGCGGGCCGCTTACGGTCATACGCCTGGCCATTTCGTCTACGAACTGACCTCCGGCGGCAAGCGGCTGTTCCTGATGGGCGATACGTTCAGCCAGTCCGTCGTGACGCTGCAGAAGCCGGAATGGCATGTTCGCTTCGACATGGACAAGGCGGCCGCCGCGGCGACCCGGCAGCGCTTCGCCGCCATGCTGGCCGACGAGAAGCTGCCCTTCACCGGCTATCACCTGCCGTTCCCGGCGGTCGGCTACGTGCAGCGCGACGGCGAGGCCTTCCGCTACGTGCCGGAAACCTACGCGCTGATGATCGAGGACGCTGCGCCGGCCCGTGACGATTGA
- a CDS encoding bile acid:sodium symporter family protein, with protein MKAIASVSAFVGRTFAVWVILFAVAGYTMPGTFSPIAPYIVTLLGIIMFGMGLTLSLDDFREVARRPFDVTVGVLCQFLIMPAIAVILTMTIPMSPEVAAGVILVGCCPGGTSSNVMTYLSKGDVALSVACTSVTTLMAPIVTPFLVWLFASQYLPVDAMSMFISIVKVILVPLALGFALQKSLPAVVKVAVPALPLVSVTGIVLIVAAVVAVNQAAISTSGLLIFAVVILHNGIGYLLGFFAARASGLSLARRKAIAIEVGMQNSGLGAALASAHFSPVAAVPSAIFSVWHNISGALLAGYFSRLSDTQAVSDGYDGFSRGSETR; from the coding sequence GTGAAAGCCATTGCATCGGTGTCTGCATTCGTTGGCCGGACATTTGCCGTCTGGGTCATTCTGTTCGCCGTGGCCGGGTACACCATGCCCGGGACGTTCAGCCCGATCGCGCCCTATATTGTCACCTTGCTTGGCATCATCATGTTTGGCATGGGGCTGACACTGTCGCTGGACGATTTCCGCGAAGTGGCGCGCCGCCCCTTCGACGTGACCGTAGGCGTACTCTGCCAGTTCCTGATCATGCCTGCGATCGCCGTGATTTTGACGATGACGATACCGATGTCACCCGAAGTCGCCGCGGGCGTAATCCTTGTTGGCTGCTGCCCGGGCGGAACGTCCAGCAATGTCATGACCTACCTGTCCAAAGGAGACGTCGCGCTGAGCGTGGCCTGTACCAGCGTCACGACATTGATGGCACCCATCGTGACGCCGTTTCTGGTCTGGCTCTTCGCAAGCCAGTACCTTCCGGTCGACGCGATGAGCATGTTCATAAGCATCGTCAAGGTCATTCTCGTGCCGTTGGCGCTGGGCTTTGCGCTGCAAAAATCGTTGCCAGCTGTCGTCAAGGTTGCGGTGCCGGCTCTGCCGCTGGTCAGCGTGACAGGCATCGTGCTGATCGTCGCGGCCGTCGTTGCCGTCAATCAGGCGGCGATCTCGACCTCCGGCCTGCTGATCTTCGCGGTCGTCATTCTACACAACGGCATCGGATACCTGCTTGGCTTCTTCGCGGCGCGGGCCTCCGGCCTGTCGCTGGCCAGGCGCAAGGCCATCGCCATCGAAGTCGGCATGCAGAACAGCGGCCTCGGGGCGGCACTGGCCAGCGCACACTTCTCGCCGGTGGCTGCGGTGCCCAGCGCCATCTTCAGCGTCTGGCACAATATATCCGGCGCGCTGCTGGCAGGTTATTTCTCGCGTCTCTCCGACACGCAGGCTGTGTCGGACGGATATGACGGCTTCAGCCGGGGGAGCGAAACCCGCTGA